From a single Solanum dulcamara chromosome 4, daSolDulc1.2, whole genome shotgun sequence genomic region:
- the LOC129884493 gene encoding putative lipid-transfer protein DIR1: MEAKQKFVIFAALVIVAAIMASAESPSCGLTINDLMTCKPAVSGPKPLPPSDKCCAALGKADLPCLCSFKNSPLLSTFNINSTLAMDLPSKCKLKSPDCSVN; the protein is encoded by the coding sequence ATGGAAGCAAAGCAAAAGTTTGTCATTTTTGCAGCATTAGTGATAGTGGCAGCGATAATGGCGAGTGCAGAGAGTCCCTCGTGTGGTTTAACAATTAATGACTTAATGACATGCAAGCCAGCAGTATCTGGGCCTAAACCATTGCCACCATCTGATAAATGCTGTGCTGCTTTAGGCAAAGCAGATTTGCCTTGCCTTTGCAGTTTCAAGAACAGTCCATTGTTGTCTACTTTCAATATTAATTCCACTCTTGCTATGGATCTTCCCTCTAAATGCAAACTTAAGTCTCCTGATTGCtctgttaattaa